The Coffea arabica cultivar ET-39 chromosome 3c, Coffea Arabica ET-39 HiFi, whole genome shotgun sequence genome contains a region encoding:
- the LOC113734624 gene encoding putative late blight resistance protein homolog R1B-14 isoform X1: MEMASTCSIDRVLLDLESLRNSSGISLYLLYDVREAIKHMKFLQTFLMCARKWSQSNDLYLQSDNVVKRVSLPSFLSCIEDTFHKYEEDIHSLSRDKIYVVFREIRKQIILFKQEIIQIYFALATLASNRSFQSNSCMTDDELLEFIDLILQNLADLTNDDLNWKITKSSIYAALSAQVQDLEAKLTFLKSSIPFAKMRGTADIPALLLAHFEVVALTAARLSYMCSFWDDDDENKNPGFYSRRTCSFKLLSMRAVDFHVYEIYKEVLAASNSSASLHTAVMDERILNNFNDSLIGRLWELLCCSSSFVDSMKDEMQTLYAELRFLRSILREHHAMMDEQNEKIGALLGEAGIIIFSPTLSRVIEGEVSFSGSTQVLDFCDLLANIKHFKDQISGSSTIESLPNSSHSLRAPEVSQTSSRMLSKGKMPMDHEVMVGLDDKGEQGIEPLIKHFEDQLSVSSTIQSLPNSSHSLRAPEVSQTSSRMLSKGKMPIAREIMVGLDDEAAKVIERLIWGYMGIRTGGNCSHCGNGWAWMDDLLEKLHQRLLKNRYLVVFDDVWDIEVWNELRTAFPNDKNGSRIIFTSRSSNVASQVQYGGEPHYLHPLSEEESFELLQKKVFGEEEECPQALHELGMEIVKKCWGLPFAVVVVAGILATIEHDILVWKKFAESFTSTTVSGTDQWKKFLELSYEHLPYHLKACLLSFAAFREDEKIHAKSLMRLWIAEGFVEIIEGKRSEDTAEEYLMDLIGRNLVMVSKSRSIGGVKTCYIHDLIFEFCKGEAKEKNFLQVLRGYNELSTFNEPPNLPRLSIYSSGEDFIKSRLFCPHLSSLLFFDATPGDNTFNLFNISFLFCIYKHLNVLHLEGIDLMLKELPAEVESLLCLRYLALEAECMKFIPPSIAKLSHLETFFLNSDEIVSLPDSIWNMKKLRHVCLCAGVVIGLSSNDNGIENLSTLPNLDTLSCLRLYEEGENLLRRIPNVRRLKISDCQTGNGVLNMSRLECLESLTWLGNYSSGSREHVELSFPVNLKKLSLEALGLPCSKMSLIELLPNLEVLKLRDRAMVGQRWELMEGGFPKLRVLTLDSTKVEEWIEADPDSDDYFPCLQQLKLDKISELEMMPACLGRISTLERIKVSYCTDGVKSLVREIEEAQEYNYGNGNLKIIIIED, encoded by the exons ATGGAGATggcctccacttgcagcatcgatCGTGTCTTACTTGATCTAGAGTCGCTCCGGAACAGCTCCGGAATATCCCTTTATCTTCTTTACGATGTTCGTGAAGCAATCAAACACATGAAATTTCTCCAAACATTTCTTATGTGTGCTAGAAAGTGGAGCCAAAGCAATGATTTGTACTTGCAATCTGACAATGTTGTGAAGAGGGTAAGTCTTCCATCTTTCCTATCTTGTATCGAAGATACCTTTCACAAATATGAGGAGGATATTCACTCTCTTTCCCGTGATAAGATATATGTAGTGTTCCGCGAAATTAGGAAACAGATCATATTATTCAAGcaagaaatcatccaaatttacTTTGCTTTGGCAACTTTGGCAAGCAACAGGTCATTTCAATCAAATTCTTGTATGACAGATGATGAACTGTTGGAATTCATAGACCTCATCCTGCAAAATCTAGCAGATTTGACAAATGACGATTTGAATTGGAAAATTACTAAATCGTCCATTTATGCTGCTTTGAGTGCTCAAGTCCAAGATCTTGAAGCAAAGCTGACATTCTTGAAAAGCTCCATTCCCTTTGCCAAAATGCGAGGAACCGCAGATATTCCTGCCTTGCTATTGGCTCACTTTGAAGTGGTGGCTTTGACCGCAGCACGCCTCTCTTACATGTGTTCTTTTTGGGATGATGATGACGAAAATAAAAATCCTGGGTTCTACTCCAGAAGAACTTGCAGCTTCAAACTCCTCAGCATGAGAGCGGTTGATTTTCATGTCTACGAGATTTATAAGGAAGTACTTGCAGCTTCAAACTCCTCAGCATCATTACATACAGCAGTGATGGATGAGCGGATATTGAACAACTTCAACGATTCTCTGATAGGACGTCTCTGGGAGTTGTTATGCTGCAGCTCTAGCTTTGTGGATTCTATGAAAGATGAAATGCAAACACTCTATGCAGAACTGAGGTTTTTGAGAAGCATTTTAAGGGAGCATCATGCGATGATGgatgaacaaaatgaaaaaattggagCTCTCCTTGGTGAGGCAGGCATTATAATATTCTCGCCCACTCTGAGCAGAGTGATAGAAGGAGAAGTTAGCTTCTCAGGATCCACCCAGGTTCTTGATTTTTGTGATCTGCTGGCCAATATCAAGCATTTTAAGGATCAGATCAGTGGCTCAAGTACTATAGAGAGTCTTCCTAATTCCTCTCATAGCTTAAGAGCACCAGAAGTTAGCCAGACTTCCAGCCGCATGCTATCAAAAGGTAAAATGCCAATGGACCATGAAGTCATGGTTGGTCTTGATGATAAGGGAGAACAAGGAATTGAACCACTTATCAAGCATTTTGAGGATCAGCTCAGTGTCTCAAGTACTATACAGAGTCTTCCTAATTCCTCTCATAGCTTAAGAGCACCAGAAGTTAGCCAGACTTCCAGCCGCATGCTATCAAAAGGTAAAATGCCAATAGCTCGTGAAATCATGGTTGGTCTTGATGATGAGGCAGCAAAAGTAATTGAACGACTTATATGGGGATATATGGGGATCAGAACAGGTGGAAATTGTTCCCATTGTGGGAATGGCTGGGCTTG GATGGATGACTTGCTTGAAAAGCTCCATCAAAGGCTATTGAAGAATCGGTATCTTGTTGTTTTTGATGATGTCTGGGACATTGAGGTATGGAATGAGCTGAGAACTGCATTCCCCAATGACAAGAATGGAAGTAGAATCATCTTTACGAGTCGATCTTCTAATGTAGCTTCACAGGTTCAATATGGTGGAGAACCTCACTATCTTCACCCACTCAGTGAGGAAGAAAGTTTCGAATTGCTGCAGAAGAAGGTgtttggagaagaagaagaatgtcCTCAAGCATTGCATGAATTGGGAATGGAGATTGTCAAAAAGTGCTGGGGATTACCCTTTGCAGTTGTTGTTGTAGCTGGAATTCTAGCAACTATAGAGCATGatattttggtttggaaaaagtttGCTGAAAGTTTTACTTCAACCACGGTGTCTGGTACAGACCAGTGGAAGAAGTTCTTGGAGCTCAGTTATGAGCATCTACCATATCACTTGAAGGCATGCTTGCtgtcttttgctgcatttcgagaagatgaaaaaattcatgcCAAGAGTTTGATGCGTCTATGGATTGCAGAAGGGTTTGTGGAAATAATTGAAGGAAAGAGATCAGAGGATACTGCAGAAGAATATTTGATggacctaattggccgaaaccTGGTTATGGTAAGTAAAAGCAGATCCATTGGTGGAGTCAAAACTTGTTACATTCACGATTTGATATTTGAGTTCTGTAAGGGCGAGGCGAAAGAAAAGAATTTCCTTCAGGTCCTGCGAGGATATAATGAGCTTTCTACCTTTAATGAGCCTCCCAACTTACCTCGGTTGTCCATTTACTCCAGTGGAGAAGATTTTATAAAGTCAAGGCTATTTTGTCCGCATTTATCCAGTCTGCTATTCTTTGATGCTACTCCAGGAGATAATACGTTTAATTTGTTTAATATCTCCTTCCTTTTTTGCATCTACAAACATCTTAACGTTCTGCATTTAGAGGGCATTGACCTAATGTTGAAGGAGCTTCCAGCTGAAGTCGAATCACTTCTTTGTTTGAGGTACTTAGCCCTTGAAGCAGAGTGCATGAAATTCATTCCACCATCTATAGCCAAGCTCTCACATTTGGAAACCTTCTTTCTTAATTCTGATGAGATTGTTTCATTGCCAGATAGCATCTGGAACATGAAGAAGTTGAGGCATGTATGTTTGTGCGCTGGCGTCGTTATTGGTCTTTCTTCCAACGACAACGGTATTGAAAACCTCTCCACTTTACCCAATTTAGACACACTCTCTTGTTTGCGTCTTTATGAAGAGGGAGAGAACTTATTGAGAAGGATTCCCAACGTTCGCCGACTTAAAATTTCCGATTGTCAGACTGGAAATGGAGTGTTGAACATGAGTCGACTAGAATGCCTAGAATCACTCACCTGGCTGGGCAATTACTCCTCAGGTTCACGGGAACATGTTGAGCTTTCCTTTCCCgtgaatttgaagaagttgagtCTTGAAGCTTTGGGCCTTCCCTGTAGTAAAATGTCATTGATTGAACTACTACCCAACCTTGAAGTCCTCAAATTAAGAGACCGGGCAATGGTCGGCCAAAGATGGGAGCTGATGGAAGGAGGATTCCCTAAACTCAGGGTCTTGACTTTGGACTCTACAAAAGTTGAAGAGTGGATAGAGGCAGACCCTGACAGTGATGATTACTTCCCGTGCCTTCAGCAATTAAAACTCGACAAAATTTCTGAATTGGAAATGATGCCTGCTTGTTTAGGGCGTATAtctactcttgaaaggattaAGGTGAGTTATTGCACAGATGGCGTCAAATCTTTAGTACGGGAAATTGAAGAAGCACAGGAATATAATTATGGAAATGGGAATCTGAAGATCATCATCATTGAAGACTGA
- the LOC113734624 gene encoding putative late blight resistance protein homolog R1B-17 isoform X3, with product MEMASTCSIDRVLLDLESLRNSSGISLYLLYDVREAIKHMKFLQTFLMCARKWSQSNDLYLQSDNVVKRVSLPSFLSCIEDTFHKYEEDIHSLSRDKIYVVFREIRKQIILFKQEIIQIYFALATLASNRSFQSNSCMTDDELLEFIDLILQNLADLTNDDLNWKITKSSIYAALSAQVQDLEAKLTFLKSSIPFAKMRGTADIPALLLAHFEVVALTAARLSYMCSFWDDDDENKNPGFYSRRTCSFKLLSMRAVDFHVYEIYKEVLAASNSSASLHTAVMDERILNNFNDSLIGRLWELLCCSSSFVDSMKDEMQTLYAELRFLRSILREHHAMMDEQNEKIGALLGEAGIIIFSPTLSRVIEGEVSFSGSTQVLDFCDLLANIKHFKDQISGSSTIESLPNSSHSLRAPEVSQTSSRMLSKGKMPMDHEVMVGLDDKGEQGIEPLIKHFEDQLSVSSTIQSLPNSSHSLRAPEVSQTSSRMLSKGKMPIAREIMVGLDDEAAKVIERLIWGYMGIRTGGNCSHCGNGWAWMDDLLEKLHQRLLKNRYLVVFDDVWDIEVWNELRTAFPNDKNGSRIIFTSRSSNVASQVQYGGEPHYLHPLSEEESFELLQKKVFGEEEECPQALHELGMEIVKKCWGLPFAVVVVAGILATIEHDILVWKKFAESFTSTTVSGTDQWKKFLELSYEHLPYHLKACLLSFAAFREDEKIHAKSLMRLWIAEGFVEIIEGKRSEDTAEEYLMDLIGRNLVMVSKSRSIGGVKTCYIHDLIFEFCKGEAKEKNFLQVLRGYNELSTFNEPPNLPRLSIYSSGEDFIKSRLFCPHLSSLLFFDATPGDNTFNLFNISFLFCIYKHLNVLHLEGIDLMLKELPAEVESLLCLR from the exons ATGGAGATggcctccacttgcagcatcgatCGTGTCTTACTTGATCTAGAGTCGCTCCGGAACAGCTCCGGAATATCCCTTTATCTTCTTTACGATGTTCGTGAAGCAATCAAACACATGAAATTTCTCCAAACATTTCTTATGTGTGCTAGAAAGTGGAGCCAAAGCAATGATTTGTACTTGCAATCTGACAATGTTGTGAAGAGGGTAAGTCTTCCATCTTTCCTATCTTGTATCGAAGATACCTTTCACAAATATGAGGAGGATATTCACTCTCTTTCCCGTGATAAGATATATGTAGTGTTCCGCGAAATTAGGAAACAGATCATATTATTCAAGcaagaaatcatccaaatttacTTTGCTTTGGCAACTTTGGCAAGCAACAGGTCATTTCAATCAAATTCTTGTATGACAGATGATGAACTGTTGGAATTCATAGACCTCATCCTGCAAAATCTAGCAGATTTGACAAATGACGATTTGAATTGGAAAATTACTAAATCGTCCATTTATGCTGCTTTGAGTGCTCAAGTCCAAGATCTTGAAGCAAAGCTGACATTCTTGAAAAGCTCCATTCCCTTTGCCAAAATGCGAGGAACCGCAGATATTCCTGCCTTGCTATTGGCTCACTTTGAAGTGGTGGCTTTGACCGCAGCACGCCTCTCTTACATGTGTTCTTTTTGGGATGATGATGACGAAAATAAAAATCCTGGGTTCTACTCCAGAAGAACTTGCAGCTTCAAACTCCTCAGCATGAGAGCGGTTGATTTTCATGTCTACGAGATTTATAAGGAAGTACTTGCAGCTTCAAACTCCTCAGCATCATTACATACAGCAGTGATGGATGAGCGGATATTGAACAACTTCAACGATTCTCTGATAGGACGTCTCTGGGAGTTGTTATGCTGCAGCTCTAGCTTTGTGGATTCTATGAAAGATGAAATGCAAACACTCTATGCAGAACTGAGGTTTTTGAGAAGCATTTTAAGGGAGCATCATGCGATGATGgatgaacaaaatgaaaaaattggagCTCTCCTTGGTGAGGCAGGCATTATAATATTCTCGCCCACTCTGAGCAGAGTGATAGAAGGAGAAGTTAGCTTCTCAGGATCCACCCAGGTTCTTGATTTTTGTGATCTGCTGGCCAATATCAAGCATTTTAAGGATCAGATCAGTGGCTCAAGTACTATAGAGAGTCTTCCTAATTCCTCTCATAGCTTAAGAGCACCAGAAGTTAGCCAGACTTCCAGCCGCATGCTATCAAAAGGTAAAATGCCAATGGACCATGAAGTCATGGTTGGTCTTGATGATAAGGGAGAACAAGGAATTGAACCACTTATCAAGCATTTTGAGGATCAGCTCAGTGTCTCAAGTACTATACAGAGTCTTCCTAATTCCTCTCATAGCTTAAGAGCACCAGAAGTTAGCCAGACTTCCAGCCGCATGCTATCAAAAGGTAAAATGCCAATAGCTCGTGAAATCATGGTTGGTCTTGATGATGAGGCAGCAAAAGTAATTGAACGACTTATATGGGGATATATGGGGATCAGAACAGGTGGAAATTGTTCCCATTGTGGGAATGGCTGGGCTTG GATGGATGACTTGCTTGAAAAGCTCCATCAAAGGCTATTGAAGAATCGGTATCTTGTTGTTTTTGATGATGTCTGGGACATTGAGGTATGGAATGAGCTGAGAACTGCATTCCCCAATGACAAGAATGGAAGTAGAATCATCTTTACGAGTCGATCTTCTAATGTAGCTTCACAGGTTCAATATGGTGGAGAACCTCACTATCTTCACCCACTCAGTGAGGAAGAAAGTTTCGAATTGCTGCAGAAGAAGGTgtttggagaagaagaagaatgtcCTCAAGCATTGCATGAATTGGGAATGGAGATTGTCAAAAAGTGCTGGGGATTACCCTTTGCAGTTGTTGTTGTAGCTGGAATTCTAGCAACTATAGAGCATGatattttggtttggaaaaagtttGCTGAAAGTTTTACTTCAACCACGGTGTCTGGTACAGACCAGTGGAAGAAGTTCTTGGAGCTCAGTTATGAGCATCTACCATATCACTTGAAGGCATGCTTGCtgtcttttgctgcatttcgagaagatgaaaaaattcatgcCAAGAGTTTGATGCGTCTATGGATTGCAGAAGGGTTTGTGGAAATAATTGAAGGAAAGAGATCAGAGGATACTGCAGAAGAATATTTGATggacctaattggccgaaaccTGGTTATGGTAAGTAAAAGCAGATCCATTGGTGGAGTCAAAACTTGTTACATTCACGATTTGATATTTGAGTTCTGTAAGGGCGAGGCGAAAGAAAAGAATTTCCTTCAGGTCCTGCGAGGATATAATGAGCTTTCTACCTTTAATGAGCCTCCCAACTTACCTCGGTTGTCCATTTACTCCAGTGGAGAAGATTTTATAAAGTCAAGGCTATTTTGTCCGCATTTATCCAGTCTGCTATTCTTTGATGCTACTCCAGGAGATAATACGTTTAATTTGTTTAATATCTCCTTCCTTTTTTGCATCTACAAACATCTTAACGTTCTGCATTTAGAGGGCATTGACCTAATGTTGAAGGAGCTTCCAGCTGAAGTCGAATCACTTCTTTGTTTGAG ATAG
- the LOC113734624 gene encoding putative late blight resistance protein homolog R1A-3 isoform X2, protein MRGTADIPALLLAHFEVVALTAARLSYMCSFWDDDDENKNPGFYSRRTCSFKLLSMRAVDFHVYEIYKEVLAASNSSASLHTAVMDERILNNFNDSLIGRLWELLCCSSSFVDSMKDEMQTLYAELRFLRSILREHHAMMDEQNEKIGALLGEAGIIIFSPTLSRVIEGEVSFSGSTQVLDFCDLLANIKHFKDQISGSSTIESLPNSSHSLRAPEVSQTSSRMLSKGKMPMDHEVMVGLDDKGEQGIEPLIKHFEDQLSVSSTIQSLPNSSHSLRAPEVSQTSSRMLSKGKMPIAREIMVGLDDEAAKVIERLIWGYMGIRTGGNCSHCGNGWAWMDDLLEKLHQRLLKNRYLVVFDDVWDIEVWNELRTAFPNDKNGSRIIFTSRSSNVASQVQYGGEPHYLHPLSEEESFELLQKKVFGEEEECPQALHELGMEIVKKCWGLPFAVVVVAGILATIEHDILVWKKFAESFTSTTVSGTDQWKKFLELSYEHLPYHLKACLLSFAAFREDEKIHAKSLMRLWIAEGFVEIIEGKRSEDTAEEYLMDLIGRNLVMVSKSRSIGGVKTCYIHDLIFEFCKGEAKEKNFLQVLRGYNELSTFNEPPNLPRLSIYSSGEDFIKSRLFCPHLSSLLFFDATPGDNTFNLFNISFLFCIYKHLNVLHLEGIDLMLKELPAEVESLLCLRYLALEAECMKFIPPSIAKLSHLETFFLNSDEIVSLPDSIWNMKKLRHVCLCAGVVIGLSSNDNGIENLSTLPNLDTLSCLRLYEEGENLLRRIPNVRRLKISDCQTGNGVLNMSRLECLESLTWLGNYSSGSREHVELSFPVNLKKLSLEALGLPCSKMSLIELLPNLEVLKLRDRAMVGQRWELMEGGFPKLRVLTLDSTKVEEWIEADPDSDDYFPCLQQLKLDKISELEMMPACLGRISTLERIKVSYCTDGVKSLVREIEEAQEYNYGNGNLKIIIIED, encoded by the exons ATGCGAGGAACCGCAGATATTCCTGCCTTGCTATTGGCTCACTTTGAAGTGGTGGCTTTGACCGCAGCACGCCTCTCTTACATGTGTTCTTTTTGGGATGATGATGACGAAAATAAAAATCCTGGGTTCTACTCCAGAAGAACTTGCAGCTTCAAACTCCTCAGCATGAGAGCGGTTGATTTTCATGTCTACGAGATTTATAAGGAAGTACTTGCAGCTTCAAACTCCTCAGCATCATTACATACAGCAGTGATGGATGAGCGGATATTGAACAACTTCAACGATTCTCTGATAGGACGTCTCTGGGAGTTGTTATGCTGCAGCTCTAGCTTTGTGGATTCTATGAAAGATGAAATGCAAACACTCTATGCAGAACTGAGGTTTTTGAGAAGCATTTTAAGGGAGCATCATGCGATGATGgatgaacaaaatgaaaaaattggagCTCTCCTTGGTGAGGCAGGCATTATAATATTCTCGCCCACTCTGAGCAGAGTGATAGAAGGAGAAGTTAGCTTCTCAGGATCCACCCAGGTTCTTGATTTTTGTGATCTGCTGGCCAATATCAAGCATTTTAAGGATCAGATCAGTGGCTCAAGTACTATAGAGAGTCTTCCTAATTCCTCTCATAGCTTAAGAGCACCAGAAGTTAGCCAGACTTCCAGCCGCATGCTATCAAAAGGTAAAATGCCAATGGACCATGAAGTCATGGTTGGTCTTGATGATAAGGGAGAACAAGGAATTGAACCACTTATCAAGCATTTTGAGGATCAGCTCAGTGTCTCAAGTACTATACAGAGTCTTCCTAATTCCTCTCATAGCTTAAGAGCACCAGAAGTTAGCCAGACTTCCAGCCGCATGCTATCAAAAGGTAAAATGCCAATAGCTCGTGAAATCATGGTTGGTCTTGATGATGAGGCAGCAAAAGTAATTGAACGACTTATATGGGGATATATGGGGATCAGAACAGGTGGAAATTGTTCCCATTGTGGGAATGGCTGGGCTTG GATGGATGACTTGCTTGAAAAGCTCCATCAAAGGCTATTGAAGAATCGGTATCTTGTTGTTTTTGATGATGTCTGGGACATTGAGGTATGGAATGAGCTGAGAACTGCATTCCCCAATGACAAGAATGGAAGTAGAATCATCTTTACGAGTCGATCTTCTAATGTAGCTTCACAGGTTCAATATGGTGGAGAACCTCACTATCTTCACCCACTCAGTGAGGAAGAAAGTTTCGAATTGCTGCAGAAGAAGGTgtttggagaagaagaagaatgtcCTCAAGCATTGCATGAATTGGGAATGGAGATTGTCAAAAAGTGCTGGGGATTACCCTTTGCAGTTGTTGTTGTAGCTGGAATTCTAGCAACTATAGAGCATGatattttggtttggaaaaagtttGCTGAAAGTTTTACTTCAACCACGGTGTCTGGTACAGACCAGTGGAAGAAGTTCTTGGAGCTCAGTTATGAGCATCTACCATATCACTTGAAGGCATGCTTGCtgtcttttgctgcatttcgagaagatgaaaaaattcatgcCAAGAGTTTGATGCGTCTATGGATTGCAGAAGGGTTTGTGGAAATAATTGAAGGAAAGAGATCAGAGGATACTGCAGAAGAATATTTGATggacctaattggccgaaaccTGGTTATGGTAAGTAAAAGCAGATCCATTGGTGGAGTCAAAACTTGTTACATTCACGATTTGATATTTGAGTTCTGTAAGGGCGAGGCGAAAGAAAAGAATTTCCTTCAGGTCCTGCGAGGATATAATGAGCTTTCTACCTTTAATGAGCCTCCCAACTTACCTCGGTTGTCCATTTACTCCAGTGGAGAAGATTTTATAAAGTCAAGGCTATTTTGTCCGCATTTATCCAGTCTGCTATTCTTTGATGCTACTCCAGGAGATAATACGTTTAATTTGTTTAATATCTCCTTCCTTTTTTGCATCTACAAACATCTTAACGTTCTGCATTTAGAGGGCATTGACCTAATGTTGAAGGAGCTTCCAGCTGAAGTCGAATCACTTCTTTGTTTGAGGTACTTAGCCCTTGAAGCAGAGTGCATGAAATTCATTCCACCATCTATAGCCAAGCTCTCACATTTGGAAACCTTCTTTCTTAATTCTGATGAGATTGTTTCATTGCCAGATAGCATCTGGAACATGAAGAAGTTGAGGCATGTATGTTTGTGCGCTGGCGTCGTTATTGGTCTTTCTTCCAACGACAACGGTATTGAAAACCTCTCCACTTTACCCAATTTAGACACACTCTCTTGTTTGCGTCTTTATGAAGAGGGAGAGAACTTATTGAGAAGGATTCCCAACGTTCGCCGACTTAAAATTTCCGATTGTCAGACTGGAAATGGAGTGTTGAACATGAGTCGACTAGAATGCCTAGAATCACTCACCTGGCTGGGCAATTACTCCTCAGGTTCACGGGAACATGTTGAGCTTTCCTTTCCCgtgaatttgaagaagttgagtCTTGAAGCTTTGGGCCTTCCCTGTAGTAAAATGTCATTGATTGAACTACTACCCAACCTTGAAGTCCTCAAATTAAGAGACCGGGCAATGGTCGGCCAAAGATGGGAGCTGATGGAAGGAGGATTCCCTAAACTCAGGGTCTTGACTTTGGACTCTACAAAAGTTGAAGAGTGGATAGAGGCAGACCCTGACAGTGATGATTACTTCCCGTGCCTTCAGCAATTAAAACTCGACAAAATTTCTGAATTGGAAATGATGCCTGCTTGTTTAGGGCGTATAtctactcttgaaaggattaAGGTGAGTTATTGCACAGATGGCGTCAAATCTTTAGTACGGGAAATTGAAGAAGCACAGGAATATAATTATGGAAATGGGAATCTGAAGATCATCATCATTGAAGACTGA
- the LOC140037822 gene encoding protein HYPER-SENSITIVITY-RELATED 4-like, with amino-acid sequence MIKVWLKEVIAGCLLKPAEFPVSQFTRNCIIGEYLPYVLERSKAVEVEKKTLKLFMLGNDRMMGHRGNPWQSVNLDHPATFDTLAMDTDDKKMIINDLENFVRRKELYRKVGKAWKRGYLLFGPPGTGKSSLIAAIANYLKFDIYDLELTDIRTNSDLRRDLISTANQSILVVEDIDCSIELTNNRPKASRAPMHPHQYGQENRVTLSGLLNFIDGLWSSCGDERIIVFTTNHKDKLDPALLRPGRMDVHIYMSYCTPCGFKLLASNYLGITDHPLFLVVEQLMKVTKVTPAEVGEQLLKNGEPETALEGLIEFLEEKKKNVEFENHKSNQQAPEAAVPLELEEEGGNEGETNVISLEAIKDLVKMNKVSLDEVQVIKKDEAGIILRGLIQLLLEKKETQVLKIDSGSSAEKLSLT; translated from the exons ATGATAAAAGTTTGGCTTAAAGAAGTCATTGCGGGATGTTTGCTCAAACCAGCCGAGTTCCCAGTCTCCCAATTTACCA GAAATTGCATTATTGGTGAGTACTTGCCTTATGTTTTGGAAAGATCCAAGGCTGTTGAAGTTGAAAAGAAGACACTGAAATTGTTTATGTTGGGAAATGATCGGATGATGGGACATAGGGGTAATCCGTGGCAATCAGTTAATCTTGATCATCCAGCCACATTTGACACGTTGGCGATGGATACAGatgataaaaagatgattatcaATGATCTTGAGAACTTTGTCCGAAGGAAAGAGCTTTATAGGAAAGTTGGGAAGGCATGGAAAAGAGGGTATTTGCTGTTTGGGCCACCAGGAACAGGGAAATCAAGTTTGATTGCAGCCATTgccaattatttaaaatttgatatCTATGACTTGGAGCTCACTGATATCAGGACCAACTCTGATCTGAGAAGGGATCTGATTTCAACAGCTAATCAGTCGATACTCGTCGTGGAGGACATTGATTGCTCGATTGAGCTCACGAACAACCGGCCAAAAGCATCAAGGGCACCTATGCACCCTCACCAATATGGTCAAGAAAACAGG GTTACCTTGTCTGGATTGCTGAACTTCATTGATGGACTATGGTCGAGCTGTGGGGATGAGCGCATCATAGTGTTTACAACTAATCATAAAGATAAGCTAGATCCAGCTTTATTGCGCCCTGGTCGTATGGATGTGCACATTTACATGTCGTATTGCACCCCGTGCGGTTTCAAATTGCTTGCTTCCAATTACCTTGGAATCACAGATCATCCACTCTTCTTGGTTGTTGAGCAGCTGATGAAAGTCACAAAGGTGACTCCTGCAGAAGTAGGGGAGCAGTTATTGAAGAATGGTGAGCCTGAAACTGCACTAGAAGGCCTGATTGAGTTCcttgaggaaaaaaagaaaaatgtcgaatttgaaaatcataaaagtAATCAACAAGCACCTGAAGCTGCAGTTCCCCTTGAGCTTGAGGAAGAAGGTGGAAATGAGGGAGAGACAAACGTAATCAGCCTTGAAGCAATCAAAGACCTGGTAAAGATGAATAAAGTGTCTCTTGATGAAGTTCAAGTGATCAAGAAGGATGAGGCTGGTATTATTTTGAGAGGCTTGATTCAATTGCTTCTGGAGAAAAAGGAGACTCAAGTACTGAAAATAGACTCAGGATCTTCTGCTGAGAAACTCTCCCTGACCTGA